From the genome of Desulfobaculum xiamenense, one region includes:
- a CDS encoding MlaA family lipoprotein, protein MRMRAAILLAAFVLMLSGCAAKAPTPVTDFRAPVQHAPEKVDISPDSPFYVYDPWERMNRRIYDFNARLDHYVLMPVVETYERIVPHPVRRGVSNFFSNLGELPTFLNCLLQLDGAGAANTFGRFATNTVLGVGGLFDVADAGGLYHQHEDFGQTLAVWGVPRGPYLVLPVLGPSNVRDAAGLAVDGTVVWIEEDAVMDMLDPEYTWGFRMSYTSLKCITLREQVLFRYYEDGSLFEYDLVRFLYSKKREWDVSK, encoded by the coding sequence ATGAGGATGCGAGCAGCCATTCTTCTTGCCGCTTTCGTGCTTATGCTTAGCGGCTGCGCGGCGAAGGCCCCAACCCCGGTGACCGACTTCCGTGCGCCGGTGCAACACGCGCCTGAAAAGGTGGACATTTCACCGGACAGCCCCTTTTACGTCTATGATCCGTGGGAGCGGATGAATCGACGCATCTACGATTTCAACGCGCGGCTCGACCACTACGTGCTCATGCCCGTGGTCGAAACGTACGAGCGCATCGTGCCTCATCCCGTGCGCCGAGGCGTCTCGAATTTCTTTTCGAACCTCGGAGAATTGCCGACGTTTTTGAATTGCCTGCTTCAGCTTGATGGCGCGGGTGCCGCGAATACGTTCGGACGCTTCGCGACGAACACCGTGCTTGGCGTGGGCGGTCTGTTCGACGTAGCCGACGCGGGCGGACTGTACCATCAGCATGAGGATTTCGGGCAGACGCTCGCCGTATGGGGAGTCCCTCGCGGGCCGTATCTCGTCCTGCCTGTGCTTGGTCCGTCCAACGTTCGCGACGCCGCAGGCCTTGCCGTGGACGGAACCGTGGTGTGGATCGAGGAGGATGCCGTCATGGATATGCTCGATCCCGAATACACGTGGGGCTTCCGGATGAGTTATACCAGCCTCAAGTGTATAACGCTCCGCGAGCAGGTTCTTTTCCGGTATTACGAGGACGGCTCGCTTTTCGAGTATGATCTGGTGCGCTTCCTCTACAGCAAGAAGCGCGAATGGGATGTGAGCAAGTAG
- a CDS encoding OmpA family protein, producing MPDEELNSLGSSESEGESNEWITTFADLSLLLLVFFILLFSMSTLNVQKFTDSFLSVRKALGQKEDKLMTAPVKSEEAVIMDTVRMQKQLIEAQRKVFSDVRTFITKKGVEGVVGAVLEEGKITLRLPGDVLFESGQVELSEQGRALVATLRDVLVKNVDQQINIVGHSDDVPPSRNSRFKDNWEISSLRAVYVLRYLMQLGIAQGRLTATGLADLQPIYPNNTAENRAKNRRVELVLEKIVSR from the coding sequence GTGCCCGATGAAGAACTCAACTCTCTGGGATCAAGCGAATCCGAGGGCGAAAGCAACGAGTGGATAACGACATTCGCGGACCTTTCGCTCCTGCTGCTCGTCTTTTTCATTCTGCTGTTCTCCATGTCCACGCTCAACGTGCAGAAGTTTACGGACTCGTTCCTTTCCGTGCGCAAGGCGCTCGGCCAAAAGGAGGACAAGCTCATGACCGCGCCGGTCAAGAGCGAGGAGGCCGTGATCATGGACACCGTGCGCATGCAGAAGCAGCTTATCGAGGCGCAGCGCAAGGTGTTCTCCGACGTGCGGACCTTCATCACGAAGAAGGGCGTGGAGGGCGTGGTGGGCGCGGTGTTGGAGGAGGGCAAGATCACGCTTCGCCTGCCGGGCGATGTGCTCTTCGAATCCGGGCAGGTGGAGCTTTCCGAGCAGGGCCGGGCGCTGGTCGCGACGCTTCGCGATGTGCTGGTTAAGAATGTGGACCAGCAGATAAATATCGTGGGTCATTCCGATGACGTGCCGCCCTCGCGCAATAGCAGGTTCAAGGATAACTGGGAGATTTCAAGCTTGCGTGCGGTGTACGTTTTGCGCTATCTGATGCAACTCGGAATCGCCCAGGGACGGTTGACGGCGACAGGATTGGCTGATCTTCAGCCGATCTATCCCAACAACACCGCCGAGAACAGGGCCAAGAATCGGCGGGTTGAGCTGGTTCTTGAAAAGATCGTGAGCAGATAG
- a CDS encoding motility protein A, with amino-acid sequence MDIATLLGSIIGFALVIGAILLGGDMSLFINLPGLMIVVGGTFAAICVTFPLQDVLDAHMGALSLFMKKKGKVEDVVNIMVRIAEISRREGLIALENIQTENPILKKACQLIADNADPQLIRDTLMIEIGTMKRRHSISIEVFHKLAGFGPAFGMIGTLIGLVQMLSKLEDPASLGPAMAVAILTTFYGTIMANLIFLPFAGKMKARTSQEELHLQIIFEGAKSILENNNPRLVYEKLSSFEPPKERKSAR; translated from the coding sequence ATGGATATAGCAACACTTCTCGGGTCGATCATCGGTTTCGCTCTGGTCATCGGAGCTATCCTCCTCGGCGGCGACATGTCGCTGTTCATCAACCTGCCGGGGCTCATGATCGTGGTCGGCGGAACCTTCGCGGCCATTTGCGTCACGTTTCCGTTGCAGGATGTTCTCGACGCGCACATGGGCGCTCTGTCCCTGTTCATGAAAAAGAAGGGCAAGGTCGAGGATGTGGTGAACATCATGGTCCGCATCGCGGAGATCAGCCGCCGCGAGGGACTCATCGCGCTGGAGAACATCCAGACCGAGAACCCCATCCTCAAGAAGGCCTGTCAGCTCATCGCCGACAACGCCGACCCGCAGCTCATCCGCGACACGCTGATGATCGAGATCGGCACGATGAAGCGGCGGCACAGCATTTCCATCGAGGTTTTCCACAAGCTGGCCGGGTTCGGCCCAGCCTTCGGAATGATCGGTACGCTGATCGGCCTCGTGCAGATGCTCTCCAAGCTGGAGGACCCGGCCTCGCTCGGTCCGGCCATGGCCGTGGCCATTCTCACCACCTTCTACGGAACCATCATGGCGAACCTCATCTTCCTGCCCTTCGCGGGCAAGATGAAGGCCCGGACCTCGCAGGAGGAACTGCACCTGCAGATTATCTTCGAGGGCGCAAAGTCCATTCTGGAGAACAACAACCCCAGACTGGTCTACGAGAAGCTCTCGTCCTTCGAGCCACCCAAGGAGCGCAAGAGTGCCCGATGA
- a CDS encoding biotin carboxylase N-terminal domain-containing protein: protein MLKKHKVLVANRGEIAMRIVRACQKLGLDFVCVYTAADEASGHVRLARELGGEGALYRISSYHDANELLAVADESHATAVHPGYGFFAEDFRFARRVTQRRTRLEWIGPSWRVIRELGDKINTKRLARSLGVPTVPGSDRPIYDEMEAEEIAENLFAFQAEQGVERPVVLVKASAGGGGMGIEEIHDMDTFRAIYRRIRNYAKRQFGDEGVLVEQRIFDFNHLEVQVLADRHGSEPLHFGTRNCSVQSTGRQKRIEVAPGFAPGELSYGFEAQELLDEITGHSLSMAREAGYDSVGTWEWIVTPNGKPFLMEVNTRIQVENGVSAAISRVNGQDGTDLIAEQIRCALGEKLGYGQKDIVFDGVGIEYRLIAEDPANKFSPWCGRIDRFSWKDEPWLAVHTQVSTTEAYQIPTEFDPNLALAIIWGRDLAEAKARGFAFLDNLVLEGQDSAGNGLRSNVEFLREKTANLLKFS, encoded by the coding sequence GTGCTGAAGAAACACAAGGTCCTGGTGGCGAATCGCGGTGAGATCGCCATGCGGATTGTCCGGGCCTGCCAGAAGTTGGGCCTGGATTTCGTTTGTGTATACACCGCCGCGGACGAGGCGTCCGGACATGTTCGTCTGGCGCGCGAGCTTGGCGGTGAGGGCGCGCTGTATCGCATCTCCTCCTATCACGATGCCAATGAACTGCTCGCCGTGGCCGACGAATCCCACGCCACGGCCGTGCATCCCGGTTACGGGTTCTTCGCCGAGGACTTCCGCTTCGCGCGGCGCGTTACCCAGCGTCGCACCAGGCTGGAGTGGATCGGCCCATCGTGGCGGGTGATTCGCGAACTCGGCGACAAGATCAACACCAAGCGCCTCGCGCGAAGCCTTGGCGTGCCTACGGTTCCCGGTTCCGACCGCCCCATCTACGACGAGATGGAAGCCGAGGAGATTGCGGAAAACCTGTTCGCCTTTCAGGCGGAGCAGGGCGTGGAGCGCCCCGTGGTTCTGGTCAAGGCGTCGGCTGGCGGCGGCGGCATGGGTATCGAGGAAATCCATGACATGGACACCTTCCGCGCTATCTATCGTCGCATACGCAACTATGCAAAACGCCAGTTCGGAGACGAAGGCGTGCTGGTCGAACAGCGCATCTTCGACTTCAATCACCTTGAAGTGCAGGTTCTTGCGGACCGTCATGGAAGCGAGCCGCTGCATTTTGGCACACGCAATTGTTCCGTTCAGAGCACAGGTCGGCAGAAACGCATAGAAGTTGCTCCGGGTTTTGCGCCCGGCGAGCTGTCCTATGGTTTCGAGGCGCAGGAGCTGCTGGACGAGATTACCGGGCACTCCCTGTCCATGGCCCGCGAGGCGGGGTATGACAGCGTGGGAACCTGGGAGTGGATCGTGACCCCCAACGGCAAGCCGTTCCTCATGGAGGTCAACACCCGCATTCAGGTGGAGAACGGCGTTTCCGCCGCCATTTCCCGCGTGAATGGGCAGGATGGGACCGACCTCATCGCGGAGCAGATCCGCTGCGCGCTGGGCGAGAAGCTCGGTTACGGCCAGAAGGACATCGTCTTCGACGGCGTCGGCATCGAGTATCGTCTCATCGCGGAGGACCCGGCCAACAAGTTCTCCCCGTGGTGCGGCCGCATCGACCGTTTCTCGTGGAAGGACGAGCCGTGGCTGGCCGTGCATACGCAGGTGTCCACCACCGAGGCGTACCAGATTCCCACGGAATTCGACCCCAACCTCGCACTGGCGATCATCTGGGGACGCGACCTCGCCGAGGCCAAGGCCCGCGGCTTTGCGTTCCTTGACAACCTGGTGCTCGAGGGGCAGGATTCCGCAGGAAATGGCCTGCGCTCGAACGTGGAATTTCTGCGGGAGAAGACGGCCAACCTCCTCAAGTTCAGCTGA
- a CDS encoding purine-nucleoside phosphorylase — translation MQNPQKVQQAAAFIQKSLTAPHEAATGIILGTGLGEWAGELKCSQAFDYADIPGFPRSTVPGHAGRLMAAEIGGHKVWLQQGRFHLYEGNSPADVCMGVRTMAALGVSRIIVTNAAGALNPQFDAGGLMLITDHINFTGANPLVGPNHDDWGERFPDMSRAYCPKLGALALDKAAELGIRLERGVYLGLVGPNLETPAETRAFRIWGADAVGMSTVLEVIAARHMGLDVLGISCLTNKNLPDCMQETSLDDVLAMAGASAQKLSRLLDAVVTAL, via the coding sequence ATGCAAAATCCGCAAAAAGTCCAGCAGGCAGCAGCGTTTATACAGAAAAGCCTTACGGCCCCGCACGAGGCCGCCACAGGCATCATTCTCGGCACGGGTCTCGGCGAATGGGCAGGCGAACTGAAATGCTCGCAGGCCTTCGATTACGCCGACATTCCCGGCTTCCCCCGCTCCACCGTTCCCGGCCACGCCGGGCGGCTCATGGCCGCCGAAATCGGCGGGCACAAGGTCTGGCTGCAACAGGGGCGCTTCCACCTCTACGAGGGCAACTCCCCGGCGGACGTATGCATGGGCGTGCGCACCATGGCCGCGCTCGGCGTGTCGCGCATCATCGTGACCAACGCGGCGGGCGCGCTCAATCCGCAGTTCGACGCAGGCGGCCTGATGCTCATCACCGACCACATCAATTTCACCGGAGCCAATCCCCTCGTCGGCCCGAATCACGACGACTGGGGCGAACGCTTCCCGGACATGAGCCGCGCCTACTGCCCAAAGCTCGGCGCGCTGGCGCTCGACAAGGCCGCAGAGCTTGGTATCCGCCTCGAACGCGGCGTGTACCTCGGCCTTGTGGGGCCGAACCTCGAAACGCCCGCCGAAACCCGCGCCTTCCGCATCTGGGGTGCGGACGCGGTGGGCATGTCCACGGTGCTCGAAGTCATCGCCGCCCGCCACATGGGGCTCGACGTCCTCGGCATCTCGTGCCTGACCAACAAGAACCTGCCAGACTGCATGCAGGAAACGTCCCTCGACGACGTGCTGGCCATGGCCGGAGCCTCGGCCCAAAAGCTGTCCCGACTCCTCGATGCCGTCGTGACCGCATTGTAG
- a CDS encoding alpha/beta fold hydrolase, translated as MKRLLLLTLYVCLALFPQAMASAADDGYGYPFDDPYVSTVVGTPGELMHVPAARVMPLRHFLRVDTREVPDLFWHSRSLRYSAALQSGRAPLIFLIAGTGAGYNSQKLAYLQQVFYAAGYHAVCVSSPTHPNFIVSASTSRAPGYIVDDTEDLYRVLRLIDEDLDLGDRVEGYYLSGYSLGGAQAAFLARLDEERGAFGFRRVLMLNPPVSLYDSALRLDALLDDAAASGESTEETVSRLVGVVSEYYSSREKVDFGGDFLYRLYNYRPVPEKDLRVLVGVSFRMSSANIIFATDVCLGTGYIVPRGVQLEPSDPLRSYLLAAVKLDFRDYFDEFLAPYLHHRDPSLTAEEIIRRSSLESIADYLADSDKIYMATNADDPILSGTDVEFLRRTFGSRAIIYPRGGHCGNIMYSENVADMLAIMAGKEVRR; from the coding sequence ATGAAGCGTTTACTCCTTTTGACACTGTACGTCTGCCTTGCGTTGTTTCCGCAGGCAATGGCCAGCGCTGCGGACGATGGCTACGGCTATCCCTTCGATGACCCCTATGTGTCCACCGTGGTGGGCACTCCCGGGGAACTCATGCACGTGCCGGCGGCGCGCGTGATGCCTCTGCGTCACTTCCTGCGTGTCGATACGCGCGAGGTGCCGGACCTGTTCTGGCATAGCCGCTCGCTGCGCTATTCCGCAGCGCTCCAGTCCGGGCGCGCACCACTCATATTCCTTATCGCCGGAACGGGTGCGGGCTACAATTCCCAGAAGCTCGCCTACCTTCAGCAGGTCTTCTACGCTGCGGGCTATCACGCCGTGTGCGTATCATCCCCAACGCATCCCAACTTCATCGTCAGCGCCTCGACGTCTCGCGCACCGGGTTACATCGTGGACGATACGGAGGATCTGTACAGAGTCCTTCGGCTCATCGATGAGGACCTTGATCTTGGCGATCGTGTGGAGGGCTACTATCTGTCGGGATACAGTCTTGGCGGTGCGCAGGCGGCTTTTTTGGCCCGTCTGGACGAGGAGAGGGGCGCCTTCGGATTCCGGCGCGTGCTCATGCTCAATCCGCCCGTCAGCCTTTATGATTCCGCCCTGCGCCTCGATGCGCTGCTCGATGACGCGGCTGCGTCCGGCGAGAGCACCGAGGAGACCGTCAGCCGACTCGTCGGCGTCGTTTCCGAGTATTACTCCAGCCGCGAGAAGGTCGATTTCGGCGGGGACTTCCTGTACCGGCTCTACAACTACCGCCCGGTTCCGGAGAAGGATCTGCGGGTGCTGGTGGGCGTGTCGTTTCGCATGTCGTCGGCGAACATCATCTTCGCCACCGATGTCTGCCTCGGAACCGGATACATCGTTCCGCGCGGCGTGCAGCTCGAACCGTCCGACCCGCTACGCAGTTATCTCCTTGCGGCGGTGAAGCTGGATTTTCGCGACTATTTTGATGAATTCCTCGCGCCGTACCTGCATCATCGCGACCCGTCGCTGACGGCGGAGGAGATCATCCGGCGCAGCAGTCTTGAGAGCATCGCGGACTACCTTGCAGATTCGGACAAGATTTACATGGCAACCAATGCGGACGATCCCATCCTGTCCGGCACCGATGTCGAATTCCTGCGCCGGACCTTCGGTTCCCGCGCCATCATCTATCCCCGTGGCGGACATTGCGGAAACATCATGTATAGCGAGAACGTGGCGGACATGCTGGCCATCATGGCCGGGAAGGAGGTCCGCCGATGA
- a CDS encoding heavy metal-binding domain-containing protein, with protein sequence MISLLKKPHAENPKPDNISIAKDLFISGKFPVVTTKDIPAKTVKRVIGLAAYRGYDMEQAFYGMITRAISNGANAIVGYRENVAFHPDGSKYISCYGTAVRQIDEK encoded by the coding sequence ATGATTTCCCTGCTCAAGAAACCCCACGCCGAGAATCCCAAGCCGGACAATATTTCCATCGCCAAGGACCTCTTCATCTCCGGCAAGTTCCCGGTCGTCACCACGAAGGACATTCCGGCCAAGACGGTCAAGCGCGTCATCGGGCTGGCCGCATATCGCGGATACGACATGGAGCAGGCCTTCTACGGCATGATCACCCGGGCAATCTCCAACGGAGCAAACGCCATCGTGGGCTACAGGGAAAACGTGGCCTTCCATCCCGATGGCAGCAAGTACATCTCCTGCTACGGCACAGCCGTTCGGCAGATAGACGAAAAGTAG
- a CDS encoding carboxyl transferase domain-containing protein: protein MDIEKRIQGLRDRLQYIQDIFGAKENANIQLLQSKLNDFLEREQTASQSEKSKQLSALEDLFEFLERKLERDLTPMDKVRIVRHPQRICLKDILENVYDNYTELGGQDEYNIDPSMIIARAYITRRVGGKVYNQPVMVIGQEKGHGQEFRNGGSVKPWGNAKALHYMKVAETENIPIHTYVFTPGAFPIEDNPGAAQQIARNLYEMAGLTVPVITCISEGGSGGAEAIALADHRMMFSHGYYSVISPEGAAAIEGRLRSGERATPELIESCARKLKMTAEDNRVMGYVDQILGEPALGARPNHYDFFKLLRQEVIRATDSVVLNVKGWRFFRAMTLSSRRARKKGKSAEDIYVRWSLSSRAKERLVWRRYQRFRRMSLKAYMDVTPFSERANNVLGELWWDIYSFFKYDFMRKHQKKISGVMEEIGGEIQVVKDKFSAPLEWMRKLAGAGSTEAVVTETEKSLTELSCWDEGSCELGNGSYYVSPQAREDRAVTCPNAATHGCVDLWAPDLFGDFAGVCSTCGHHFRMEYQWYLHNVFDQESIYEFSRNIESGNPLSFDGLDAKLEQAKAKTGKKCACTTFEARIHGVNCVVAMLMADFRGGSVGAAEGEKFIRAAERARKKHYPFIAYVHGTAGIRIQEGVNGVIQMPRCTMAVRRYIEAGGLYLVLYDTNSYAGPVASFLGCSPYQFAVRSANIGFAGRGVIKETTGLDIPPNYHDVHQALSRGHVQGIWDRREIRKNLHQALLTMGGRNLYYR, encoded by the coding sequence ATGGACATTGAAAAGCGAATACAGGGCCTGCGCGACAGGTTGCAGTATATTCAGGACATCTTCGGGGCGAAGGAGAACGCGAATATCCAGCTTCTCCAGTCCAAGCTGAATGATTTCCTCGAACGCGAGCAGACCGCTTCGCAGTCCGAGAAGTCCAAGCAGCTTTCGGCCCTCGAAGACCTGTTCGAGTTTCTCGAAAGGAAGCTCGAACGTGATCTGACCCCCATGGACAAGGTGCGCATCGTCCGCCATCCCCAGCGCATCTGCCTCAAGGACATTCTTGAGAACGTCTATGACAACTATACCGAGCTTGGCGGACAGGACGAATACAACATCGATCCGAGCATGATCATTGCGCGGGCCTACATCACCCGTCGCGTTGGCGGCAAGGTGTACAACCAGCCCGTCATGGTCATCGGTCAGGAAAAGGGCCACGGTCAGGAATTCCGCAACGGCGGTTCCGTGAAGCCGTGGGGCAACGCCAAGGCCCTGCACTACATGAAGGTCGCCGAGACGGAGAACATCCCGATCCACACCTACGTGTTCACTCCGGGCGCGTTCCCCATCGAGGACAACCCCGGCGCCGCGCAGCAGATCGCCCGTAATCTGTACGAAATGGCGGGGCTGACCGTTCCGGTCATCACCTGCATTTCCGAGGGCGGTTCCGGCGGAGCCGAGGCCATCGCGCTTGCCGACCACAGGATGATGTTCTCCCACGGTTACTACTCGGTCATTTCCCCCGAGGGTGCAGCCGCCATTGAAGGCCGCCTGCGCTCGGGCGAGCGCGCCACGCCGGAGCTTATTGAAAGTTGCGCACGCAAGCTTAAGATGACCGCCGAGGACAACCGGGTCATGGGCTACGTGGACCAGATTCTCGGCGAGCCGGCGCTCGGCGCGCGTCCCAACCATTACGACTTCTTCAAGCTGCTGCGACAGGAAGTCATCCGCGCCACGGACAGCGTGGTACTCAACGTCAAGGGCTGGCGCTTCTTCCGCGCCATGACCCTCAGCTCGCGCCGCGCGCGCAAGAAGGGCAAGAGCGCAGAGGACATCTACGTCCGCTGGAGCCTGTCCTCCCGCGCTAAGGAGCGGCTGGTCTGGCGGCGCTATCAGCGCTTCCGCCGCATGAGCCTCAAGGCCTACATGGACGTCACTCCGTTCTCCGAACGCGCGAACAACGTGCTCGGCGAGTTGTGGTGGGATATCTATTCGTTCTTCAAGTACGACTTCATGCGCAAGCATCAGAAGAAGATATCCGGTGTCATGGAGGAGATCGGCGGCGAGATTCAGGTGGTGAAGGACAAGTTCTCCGCACCGCTCGAATGGATGCGCAAGCTTGCCGGAGCCGGAAGCACCGAAGCCGTGGTGACCGAGACCGAAAAGAGCCTGACTGAGCTGTCCTGCTGGGACGAAGGCTCCTGCGAACTCGGAAACGGCAGCTACTACGTCAGCCCGCAGGCCCGCGAGGACCGCGCCGTGACCTGCCCCAACGCGGCAACCCACGGCTGCGTGGACCTCTGGGCACCGGATCTCTTCGGAGACTTCGCTGGCGTGTGCTCCACCTGCGGACACCATTTCCGCATGGAATACCAGTGGTACCTGCATAACGTTTTCGATCAGGAATCCATCTACGAGTTCAGCCGCAATATCGAGTCCGGCAACCCCCTGTCCTTCGACGGGCTTGACGCCAAGCTCGAACAGGCCAAGGCCAAGACCGGCAAGAAGTGCGCCTGCACTACATTTGAGGCGCGCATCCACGGCGTGAACTGCGTGGTGGCCATGCTCATGGCTGACTTCCGCGGCGGTTCCGTGGGCGCGGCGGAGGGCGAGAAGTTCATCCGCGCGGCCGAGCGTGCCCGCAAGAAGCACTATCCCTTCATCGCCTATGTCCATGGCACCGCGGGCATCCGCATTCAGGAGGGCGTCAACGGCGTCATCCAGATGCCGCGCTGCACCATGGCCGTTCGGCGCTACATCGAGGCTGGCGGTCTGTACCTCGTGCTCTATGATACGAACTCCTACGCCGGACCGGTGGCGAGCTTCCTCGGGTGCTCGCCGTACCAGTTCGCCGTGCGTTCGGCCAACATCGGCTTTGCCGGTCGCGGCGTCATCAAGGAGACCACCGGTCTGGACATCCCGCCCAACTACCACGACGTGCATCAGGCGCTCTCGCGCGGGCACGTTCAGGGTATCTGGGACCGTCGGGAAATCCGCAAGAATCTGCATCAGGCCCTTCTGACCATGGGCGGCAGGAATCTGTACTACCGATAG
- a CDS encoding PilZ domain-containing protein has translation MIDDYSFSLGDEGNGGQRRAFRTKIPGLEVILKPTEKRFTVLDLSAMGLAFKDATKGFTEGEQLEFDLLLNKKLFLPELKARVMRVLDNGIIGLNFENNDHRKEARLDKLVLEVQKRMIALRKKASKQGT, from the coding sequence ATGATCGACGACTATTCGTTTTCTCTGGGTGACGAAGGTAACGGCGGTCAGCGCCGGGCGTTCCGGACGAAGATTCCGGGTCTTGAGGTCATCCTCAAGCCGACCGAGAAACGCTTCACCGTGCTGGACCTGAGCGCTATGGGGCTGGCTTTCAAGGACGCCACAAAGGGGTTCACCGAAGGCGAGCAACTGGAGTTCGATCTGCTCCTCAACAAGAAGCTCTTTCTTCCCGAGCTGAAGGCCCGAGTGATGCGCGTGCTGGATAACGGCATCATTGGTCTCAATTTCGAGAACAACGACCACCGCAAAGAGGCCCGCCTCGACAAGCTGGTTCTCGAAGTCCAGAAGCGCATGATCGCGCTCCGGAAGAAGGCGAGCAAACAAGGAACGTAA